TAGAAAGATGCAATGTTGTCTGAAATCTTTCTGttgttatttctgctgtttcatttttttaagcacaaaaaaatcactcactgttgtgttttttctcaaCTCACTGGTTCTTGGCTATAATTTTTCATTGGAgccatcttcttttttttttttcctccgtaTCATCAAATGTGGAGGGGATTACTAGCATATTTGATTAAAGAAATAAGTCATTGCATAGATTCCCAATGGCAGGGAAATTCCTAATGTTCTGTTTCCATCGTCACGTTTCATCCTTCTCAATACATATTTCAGATATGTATATGTCAGGCAGCAGTTTTCTAGTGTTTCTCttcaacagtttattttataaattggCCTCACTGTCATGTCTTTTAAGTGGAGCcctgaatgcaaaaaaaatgcttctcGGCTTCCGTCCTCACTCATCTATCCCCTCAGCGGTAAGTACACATTTAAAACCTTGATTCCAGTGGGATGaataattgcatttgttttggctCCTGCACAAAAATGGGATCAATCAAcacttgtttagtttttttgattttatttttaaatctaaacgATGTGTCTGTGCAAGAAAGTAAGAGCACAGTGCAGAATTATTACGACTCGTGCTTCTGCTGCTCCTTTAGATCCACATTTCCCTCGAATGATTTGACTCCCTAAAAATTAAAGCTGATACTTGGTGAGTTGGAATGCGTTGGTtggaaaaattgttttctaaaatatgatttcttttctttttttctttttttttttgcctgcatATTGTGTCAACAACATATAAaagaagtgatttaaaaaattgtacTCATCAATATGTATGATACAAATTGCAGAGTATTTTTTCACtcaattctgtttgtttatataatctaatattattttttgcattttcctgtTAAGGAACCTGAGACGGATACGGAAATACCAGAGAGGATGGGAGCAGCTGCAGCAAGAACGCATCACTAAAGGTTCCTCTGACAAGTCGCAGGATGGCAGCAGTGAGCTGAAGATGGAGTGCATGTTCAAACTAAACTCCTACAAAATGGTTTACGTCTGCAAGTCAGAGGACTACATGTACAGGCACACTGCGCTTTCAAGAGCTCATCAGGTGAGAACAAGCagctcttctctttttttcttctaaattaaatgattaatgtaATCACTTTTTCCACTCGGTTAATAATTGCTGTCGGATCCTTTACTGGCAACTGGTGGTGCTGCTAATTCTTAATTGACTTTGTGTGTCTTAAACTCATTTGTAGCTAATTAGTTTTTCATAAGATCACCACTGCTGTCTTTTAGCAAGAAAGTCCTTAGTTGGAGCACAGCTGTtcagtctttctgcatgaattTTACATTAGGGCGGGAGTGATTAGTCGATTTAATCGTGAAGAATTGATTATTGAgaaaatcgattaatcattaccTTGAATATACACGctcaaaaaagacaattttctgTAGTCTTTCACACGATTATAGTTCACAAACTGTTTTCCagacttcataataaaagttttctttgcttcaagatttttttcagaataaacaaCAGCTGTGTtcaacttaatattttaaaggggaaaaagtTCCGCATGAACTCAATTGACGTCTTTAACACATATCAGATGCATGAAGTGTACTGAGACAGGACTGATCCTTTTCGTTTCCAGCCCGGGTTTTATGAGGAGTTCCGATgcctctgaaatgttttaaacattagaTGAGATTAGATGGAAGAGAGAAATCCGTCATATTTAATGCTGGAACATGAGTCTCAcattaaaactgcaacagaatatcatttaatttcacacatGAAATGTTACATTGGACACAGAGAATTTAAGATGAACATAGGCATCACTTCCTAGATAGTCTGTTTTTCTGAAGGTTCACTAAAGGCAGCGGTCAGTAATATAACCCGCAGCAGATAATCTTGAAATAGTTTAATacctgggtttttatttttctatttgccGTGTTTGTTACGGAATTACAGAGGAAGTCCGGGGGGAGCCGATTGTACATACAGAGATTGTTTACACCTTCTTTAATGTGTCACTTCTCTTGACTTATATGATGTTGTACATGAGTGTTAGTATGGTGTTTGGCATTAAAATATCCTTTGAGTAGATAGAAACTTGTTTGCCTTGGTTTTTAGTAACACTTTTTGTATGTCAGctgtttattttgcttattttttcctccttatttgtgtgattttagtCCCACCAGCGGGTGAACACACGTCTGCACGGCCGCTTCCAGACCTGGCTGGACTCATGGGCCCAGAAGCACGTGACGCCTGAAATGGCCACCAGCACTCACAAGTGGCTGATGGGAGATGCGGAAGAGGGACTGTTGTCGTGCACCACCACCTGCAGCCCCGAAGTCCTCCACTATCTCAACATCAACAAGTACCGGGTGCAGTACAGGACACTGTAGTTCAAACAGTATAAACGCCTGCACACGTCAAAACTGCCAGAggtgaattgttttttttcccaacctTCCAAAACTGGACTCTGCTGCCAAACAATATTggtttttacttgtttgttttctagttCAAGATTTTTGCTGCAAATACTGCAACAAATATAttggaaatatatatatcagaGTGCTAATatgtttgataaaaacacaGGAAGCGGCTCTCTTGCTCTCATCTGGGCTAAAGTTGAATTAAGATTCTCATCACCAAAACTAAACAACTGAAGGATAAAACCGTTCATGTTCTGTTAACTCCAGCTGTAAACCTCTTTAGgctttgaatgttttcagtTGGGGGTGAAGGCAAAACGATGCACTATACATacagtataaaaatatgtattcaaCATTTCTGGCACCTGGTCGACATTAGTACCATGTCAACTCTGTGTGTCAAGAACAGTAATTTATAATTGCCCAAAATGTTTCttgtaaatatgttgtttataattagattttttttatcaggtgTCATTGGTGTGTAGCAtacagtttataaaaaatatatatagtgtCAACATTTAGCCAGAAGATGCAAAGACTTTTATCAAGAAAAGGcaaagttttactgtttttttttttttaaccaaagaaGGTTATTTCCagacctttttttaattttagtctgCTGAACATCTTcccaaagtgtttttgtttagtaaaaaaaaaagagagagaaaaaaattactaatttatAACATAATTGGGTCCCTTTTATGTGCATTTCTATTGTCGGTTTTTAGGACAAAGGTTTTAAGATGATTGAATGTAGCTGAGTCTGAACAgcacttcaaacattttcttgttaatgaacttttcaaaaatatttacaatccGTGCAGGAGGGCCAGTGATATCTCGGACAATGGCTAATAAACTGGACGCAGTTTTATCTTTCATAGACTGTCATCAATAACGACTCTTTGGTTAAATGTCAACGTTATTACATTGTGTACAGTTTATGGATAAAAACACAAGCAATAATTTCTTGAGTCATAGTTTATTAAAGCTAACTTGTATTTCTTGCTTGAATACAAACGTGGATATTGAATGCGCAtaaaaatactcttttttttgtttttttacccttttttgccttttaataaaattggaaatgtttttgatattttagatGAGATGGAAGAGAGAAATCCGTCATATTTAATGCTGGAACGTGAGTCTCACATTAAAACTGTACATGTGTGCAAcagaatttcatttaatttcacacatGAAATGTTACATTGGACACAGAGAAGTTAAGATGAACATAGGCATCACTTCCTAGACAGTCTGTTTTTCTGAAGGTTCACTAAAGGCAGCGGTCAGCAATATAACCCGCTGCAGACAATCTTGAAATAGTTTAATacctgggtttttatttttctatttgccGTGTTTGTTACAGAATTACAGAGGAAGTCCGGGGGGAGCCGATTGTACATACAGAGATTGTTTACACCTTCTTTAATGTGTCACTTCTCTTGACTTATATGATGTTGTACATGAGTGTTAGTATGGTGTTTGGCATTAAAATATCCTTTGAGTAGACAGAAACTTGTTTGCCTTGGTTTTTAGTAACACTTTTGTATGTCAGctgtttatctttgtttagCTCTTTCTCCATGTTCTTGTCTGGATTCCCCCGGGATACTCCGGCTTGGTCTTAGAGTCCAAATATGACGACCCAAAACTGCCGTAGAAGACTCTCTTCATCTCCATTGGATATGTGCGTACAGAAGAATGTATGGAAGGTTCAGCATCAAAAACTTTATTCAGATTAGGCCAGTTAGTTCTGCCTTtgttgtgggggaaaaaaaagtaaaaccacaaaattatgcacaagaaaaagtaaaaatctaatttctaaaTTACGTTGCTATTCAAAAATGGAGCACACCATCAAGGTTaaaatgccttgcaaaagtatccatactccttgaacttttttccattttgtcacattatggCCACAAACCTCTTTAGCCTCTTTCAAGAAAATACTTCAACGTGGGTTAAGGGTataattttaacattgttttgtgACAGCAAGGGGggtataattttcaaaaaagatGTACTAACCAGAGACATCAAGGATAAAGTTAAAGACAGGTTAGTAGTAGAAAAAGTAGACTTGCCTTCTGAAATGAAAACGCAAAATTTGAAGATCATATTGAGCACTGTTTGATCTATTATATGAAAAGGGAAAGCAGCACAGTTGCAGATCTACCCAGGCAGGATCAGCACAGGTGTGGGAATCTGTCAGCACTGTATCTGTTTGGTGTTCATTCTAAGAATTTGACCATCTCTGAAGAGCAGCAAGACGAAAACCGTTGTTGAAACCAAAGCAGTTTGCCACAGGCCATGTTGGAGTCAGCAGAAGAGAAGAAGGTGCTCTGAACAGATGATGCCTCATACAAAATGTGACATGTAAACCTAAACTAAGCAAATTAAATACTATGTTAAGCATGGCATCATCATGCTGGGGGATGTTATGTAGAGAGGGCAAAAATACTCTTTACTATAGATTGGAAaagttggtatttttttttaactacccAATTATCCACGATCGCAATAAAATATGTACGTTTTTCttgtagttaaaaaaatgtcaaaaaaagttGGTGGTTTATatatacttttgcaaggcgctAAATTTCAGACAACAGGGTGTCAGTCGTGAGTTAATTTGGAGGAACGGAGATGTCTACTGTGCTCGTACGTAGATCCGTGTACAGATCACTTCGTCTGCTCCAAAGATCTGAAAGGAAatgagagaggaagaagaacgAAGAACAACTTTATCATCTTTCCTAGAAAACTTGTTAatctttaagatttttattcttattcaaTTTGGAAGACATTACATGTGCTTCAAAGTAGTTCTCTCAAACATTTCCCTTCAAGTCAGAATAACAAGTTTGAAGGTAAAACAGATGATTTTCACAGTAAATTGGTATTTATGTTTGTCAGGATTCCTTTAATAAGCACCAATCGGCATAGAAAAGAACAGCTGTGGCCAGAATAATAGCAGTCCTGCATCTCCTAAccagataaatgtttttaggaAAAATGTAGATCAGCCATGAGCTGTAGAACACTTTAATCTTATTTAAGGTTGAAGGCGGCAAATATAAATGCTAATGACTCTCTGAAAATcagagcaaagcaaaaacattgATCAAAAAGAACAACTTGCTTGATGAAAACGTTTAACAgaggggaaaataaagaaatctggGACATGTTATACTGTTCTGATAAAATGATCTCATACTTTTTGGAGGGAACCAAAGTCAGGAATACccaagagaaaaaacaaaactcttctcTTAATGGATCAGACTAGAGCTGATATGGAGACTTAGCTGAGGATCTTCTTCAGGATGGTTGAACTAAGGCCACAGTTATATGTGAACACTGTGACAATTAGAACACGCCCATGTGGAGCCATGCCATGGCTCCTATTGCTGAAAGGAATAAGTGCTGATGAAGTTGCAATTTGCTAATGAATAAAGTCACTGGAAGCGGTTTGTTGATGAACTGAACCAAGccatgataaaacaaaatattatctCTGATTCACAGAGAAGTTTGTATTTGGATTTTgagctgtttgtctttttaaacacaCTTCTAATGAACACAACTGCATTTGAAAAAAGCCATCACTGTTCATCCTAAACCAATATTCATGTGGTGCTTTAGAACTCTGGAGTGCCCCTTTTTGAAGAAGTTaattataaattacaaaaaaataaatcttgctatttatttttagtgtttttggtatttttgggttctagtgcaaatatcttacacttcaaataagacaaaactaatacACAAGTAACTTTCAGTATCACAAGAGCTTGAGTCAGGTCCataatttctttaatattgatgaaaaagttctaacttttaagtgaaataatctggcagtGTATAATAAAAATGGGTAAATGACTCTTTTAGAGTCTGTATAATATAACAACATTCTTCACAGCACTATTGTCACAACCTCCTGcttagaaagaaaatgttttcttttactcaaCGTGTCCAGCTGTGACATACACATCCATTCCTCATCTTAAATCCCCTCAgcatcaaaatacatttatcagATCATCATAAGTTCAAAACGTTGAACCACATTTTTAAACTCTGCTGCTTCCCTGTTGTTGGTTAATTTACAGGTTAGATGCTGAAATTTCCATAATGGACAAAGCTCTTTTTAAAACCTGTCCTCTAACACTCAGGCAGACAGTAGCAGAGGCCATTGTTATTTAAATTGACTTTAATTAAGCACGGCAGCTGTCAGGTTTGCATTCTTCATCACATGTTTCGCTGTCTAGAGCAAAACAAGTGAAACAGCGGAGCGCCAGAGATTTATGGGCTTCTTTGGGAGTGTTGCAAAATAAGGCTTAGAGCAACAGTACGTGTCATTACCCCAGGCGGTGGGGAGTGGGAGGATGAGGGGGGAAAAGGTTCAATTGAGCCGTAACAACTCCATCTGGCAGAGGGGTGTGATGTCATTAACTGGAGGTAACATCAGGGTTCATTAGCGACATTCATCAGTGAGGAGAATGCAACGCTGCATCCCCTCATTCAGGCCAGATTCACCTGGCTTCCAACTTACTAAATAGATAAAgggaattattttgttttagttctttaGGTAATTTAATTCAGAATACATTTGAACTCAAAATAAGGTGCTTGCATAGAAAAGACTAGTTTCTCTATTTTCCCCTCAGGAATCCCTTTATTGGTCATTATGTTCATCAATGGGCAACCTCACTGAGAGTTGAAACCGTTATGTCACCATTAACtgacaaaactaatttttctATAGTGTTAGAATGATAGTTTTTGCTAGAACGATATctctaaaaatgtacattttggtCTAAATAATTTTGCTGCCACTGATAATTGCATTTGATCTGTCTGGTTTAGAATTGGAGATTCATTTAATTGATCTGCTCTCTTTCctgcagtagaaaaaaaaagtctcccaAGATTTAGATCTGGCTTCCACACAATTCAGTACAATTGgaagaagaataaataatagaaatttATTGCTACTCTGTTGAGCGCCAACCTTAACTGAACCCTGATGtttgttcaattttttttccagaaatcaAATGGCTAGTTGTCATTTTAAGTCCATTTCACATGTATATTCTTTAGTTGTGCTTGCGGTATTTAAACCTTCAAGAAACGTTTTTTTAATAGCCAGCTTTTTTTATGAGTTGTCCATTTGCAAGCTGATGTTAATCTAAGTGGTTTGCAGAATGACTCTTTGTCCAAGAATACACaaacatcatttttatgtttcttaagGCAGATACAGTGCTTTGGGTTTTCATTCGGTTGCATAAATTCCAATTCTGATTTATAATATCTGACatataaattcttttttttcaacacaaacagaatcatgaaagaaaaactatagTTAACccctgttgttttttgttgttcttttcatttttttgtatttaggaAATTGACTGCATCCAGGTATCCACTTTAAAACACctacaaaacatacaaaatattcTGCGTTGGAACTGGcattttgtagtttatttaCGTAATTTTAATGAGAGCGTTCttgttatttaatgtaaaaaaatatatattaattgaATTAGTTAACATGCCAAAAGGTATTTTTCTTAATTCATGTAGATTGGGGCAATTAAGAACTTCTTTTCACATTGTTGTAATTTGGCAGATTACAGATTAAACTTTGATTTCATTCACTgcttttcaaggtttttttatGTCTCTCTCTAGAAtttagagggccacataaaaaccTATGGTGGGTCAGATTTTGCCCCTGGACCTCGAGTTTTACACATGATGTAAATcctaaatgtaaatattgaaaataagaatgataaaaaaacatgttgttgCAAGACAAAGCTAAGAATAACAccgtttaaacatttaaacaatttgttctttttctttttcacttttattttaaccatCCGAACCTGCACATCCAATCTTCCTATGTTTAGGGAAGCTTCTCTGGTCTCCGTTCTCACATTTGtgatctttttgttgttttgaaatcattttctttccctctcccCCAAGCGATTCAATTCCAACATGCCTATTAGATTATAGTCTATCACTCCAACATGAACAAACACACCTCTgtcttaaacaaaaacacatttagagaGAAGAAATCTTTCTGTGACATCTGAAAACCTACATTCAGTCCAAATTGCTGCCTCTCCCAAATGTTTCCCTGATTGCCTCTCTGCAGAGGTGAGTCAGTGTCCACACAGAGATCTCCATCCATGCCAAATCAGACAGccttttcagttttgctttagtttttttttatgtccatctGGCCTGTAAACCCAGAACAGATGTTTATAGGTTtctcacaatatttttttaaggcaGGAACTGGAAGAAGACGTGTTTCTGATGGATGCAAGGCCATGAAACGATAGGAGGAATGCAACAACAAACATATGTCTGTGAGACTTTCAATCCTTTCAGAGTGCTTCTTTATAGAAGCCATGAGAAAAGtatgtgaattttgtttttcttggaaaaataaaaatcctaaagCTCTGTTCACACATGCCTTACTTTAAAGGAATGTTTATGAACGATCTGAGATGGGGAAAGGATAAATTAATGGCATTTTCAATTTGCTGTGAGATTTCAAAACACTCCCTGGAACTGACATGGTTTTTGTTAATGAATGAACTACTTTTTACTTGTAAAgaagtgttgttttctttacatttttttctttgcataaaaTTTCCATTGTAATTTGGAAAGAACTAAAATTAATCTGTTTGTACATGTTCTCATTCAGGAGTGTCTTATCACAGAAAATACAACAGTTATAACCCAAGTTCCAGTTTACATCCTCATTTAAAGACTTGGATTCAGCCAAGTGTCTTTTTTAGTGATGTTTTGTTACTGTCCTTGTGGAACATGTAATTGACTGTTGGTTATACAACTGTTAAGTTAACCATCTAGCAAAGGCAAAATATGGTTGCTCATGTCAACCTTAAATGACATGAGCATTTGTCccattttaaggacaaaatatgcatttatagATCTACTAAATTCCCAACTccctcaaaaacatttatactttttttttttggcaggaGACATTAGCAGTACAAATAGGTGTGCTGCTGGTGAATTTGTAGAGAACAATTATAAACttgtaagaaatgttttcttttgctctaaacagttttcttatttttaaagttggtATTTGCTACAGTTTGTAGTGTGAGATTATGCAGCTACAGGAAAAAGGACTTCTATTTAAAGGCCTCTAGCACATTTTTACCAGGGTACCAATAGTTGTGGAGGTCACTGTGATTACTAACATTTAGTTAGGTGAATcttatcaaaaaacaaacaaaaaacaaaactgttcagtACTTCTGCTTTTGGACCTGATCAAAGACAACATCTTCTGCAATGCtgcatattttgtcacataaaaatacatGGTGATCTCCCCTTGCTACAATCTGATTCCAATCatacaaattgttttttaagtaaagtacaCACCGTTCCCTTTTCCAAACCCTGTGCTTTGTGCCCCGCTGTGAATAAAGGCAGCCATTTCCAAGTCTGTCACTTTGTGAAGCATCCAAACATCTGGTCTAAGATTCTGGTCGAAATCCATCACTAAGAAGATGAGTGTGTTTGAAAACCACAGATTgggaaaagcaaacaaaaagagcttTCTATAAATGAGACCATTCTGAAGAGTTCAAAGTGTAATCACTGCCTAAAACACtctttttttcaccattttgcTATCTGAAGTAAATGCTTACCAAAATGAGTTCATCCCCTTTGAGTTCTCGGCTCCAGAAGGTTTTTGGACCGTTCCCACTCAGCAGAGTCTGTTTGCAGTAAATCTTGTTTTCCGTCTCCCACGTGGCCAAACTCTGCAGAAGATATTCAGTTTAAGATGTTTCACCAAAATTCCACCTTCAGCTTCACCTGTCTGCAGTAAACTCAACTACAAGGCATTTGAATGTTGCCAGTTTAATGTGGCTCTATTGTAAAGTGTAAAAAGGAAACTAAAGTTTGATGTGTTCAGGGGCAGCTTTTAATTTCATactctatatattttttagacatttttgtgAGTATTTACTGTTGCTGGTGCCCATTTAGATTTGCCACCAGTTGGTTTTTGAGTTACCTTACACTTTCTGCCATCCACCGTCTCCTCGTTGAACTCCTCGCCTACGATGAAGTTGATCTCCGTGGTGCGTACGGTGGTGGAGGTCTTAATGTAGAAGTGGTCACCGCTCTGTTTTATCTCCACATGGGGTTTGGATGCAGCCGCCCCTGCTACCTTCCTCAGCATGGCGTTCACACCTGAGAGTCAGacacaaggttttttttatgttcaagcTTTCTTCTTTTATAAATTGCTGATTGACACAGAGTATATTACTAACTTATATTTCTTTCTAACTCCggtgaaaaaaatatgagttGGTCTagttataataatataaatatgacatccatccatccatctattttctgaacacccttcgtccctaatggggtcgggagggttgctggtgcccatctccagcgtcccaggtgagaggcggggtacaccctggacaggtcgccagtctgtcgcagggcataatctggaacaaacttccagaaaactgcaaaacagccaaaacactgatttcctttaaatcaaagctgaaaacccacctgtttagagcgATAATGATTGGAACTTTACTCGTTATATTTGCTTGATGGTTTTGATGATGGtgtttgacaaaatataatcTTAATTGGTTGTTTCATAATTGGCTACTGCACATGTCAAACTTGAGGCCTGCGAGCCAAATCTGGCACACTGTGActatttatgtggccctttagTCTCCAGAGAAAATATACAGATAAACTTAGCTTTACTTCATGTGCCTTGATGTGTTCTGGGAATTGTAGGCGATAGAGCAACAAAGTAGTGTTTAGTTgtgaagaggagaggagatggtgtttggttttctaaaattttctacaaaaggtTCTAAAAAATGTAGAATGCATTTACTTTGATATTCCCTAAAATTATTTCATCCAACTGCTGGATTAATTTCATTGAAACCTCAACTGTTCCCTAATGTTCTTTAATTGCTTTGTTGAAGAACATCAGGGAACATACATCATCATGAAGACTAAGGAACTGGGTCAGAGAAAGAGTTGTGAACAAGtttgataaatgaaaaattcaatgcaaaacCAGAAATCTATGAAGATACAAACCAACAGGACAGGTAATGATAGCATTAATCAGAAAAAGAGCCTGGAAGTCCAAGAGTTCTGTGGAGGAACTGCAGAGGTCCAAGGCTCAGGTGGCAGAATCTGCTGACAGGACCTGAATTAAACTTTTGGCAGAGATGCAAAATACTTTACGTGGAAGTTAACTAACCCCACACATCAGAGACTCTGACTCGGATGGCTGCATACTAATAATTTATCTATTGGATTATCTGTTAAAACCAAATATCATCtcccttccatttcacaatGACTCACTAGTTTATGTTGGATGATGACAtcaaattccaataaaacacataacaaATTGTGGGTTTAACGTGACAAATGTGAAAGAGTTCAAAGGTTTAGGCCCTGTATTAGCTTTTATACTTTAGGCAGCCATGCCAAAGTAAAGTCTTTCACTTTCAGttaatct
This genomic interval from Gambusia affinis linkage group LG02, SWU_Gaff_1.0, whole genome shotgun sequence contains the following:
- the LOC122846010 gene encoding cellular retinoic acid-binding protein 1 — translated: MANFSGTWKMKSSENFDELLKALGVNAMLRKVAGAAASKPHVEIKQSGDHFYIKTSTTVRTTEINFIVGEEFNEETVDGRKCKSLATWETENKIYCKQTLLSGNGPKTFWSRELKGDELILIFGADEVICTRIYVRAQ